A stretch of Podospora bellae-mahoneyi strain CBS 112042 chromosome 5, whole genome shotgun sequence DNA encodes these proteins:
- a CDS encoding hypothetical protein (EggNog:ENOG503P5PF; COG:S), with protein sequence MIEKALDDFFSLISSLSKSSDQTTSVLTPSRPIMCNIFEQSLQRLSNREAVLTAVRHWVQEAQKQQPSDDLEHLLWYAWEAVIDKAGKTPVDQQEQLVQFLAELRKHELPNLRFGEQKVWKDLPNFGLAAREKYNDVEAFAADSPEDRAKQDGLVGLLARLTGVVTKDIDPETTKGDIGGDFALFGLWTLREVFEGNVTTSNTERKEYITADGELVQGADAQVASRGVSQASLYILLAGEYLWKLSQANKDFVGNNGAPGPYFKDRAWKGFSKERWAIWKRGFEKAQEWVVGEEAKARVKAAVEKVAKFE encoded by the exons ATGATAGAGAAAGCTTTGGACGACTTTTTCTCGCTCATTTCTTCCTTGTCGAAATCATCGGATCAAACCACCTCAGTTTTGACACCTTCACGACCAATCATGTGCAATATTTTTGAACAGTCGTTGCAACGCCTTAGCAACCGCGAAGCTGTGTTGACCGCGGTTCGGCACTGGGTCCAGGAAGCCCAGAAACAACAGCCCAGCGATGATCTGGAGCACCTCTTGTGGTATGCCTGGGAGGCGGTTATTGACAAAGCGGGGAAGACGCCCGTGGACCAGCAAGAGCAGCTAGTACAGTTTCTTGCCGAGCTCAGGAAGCACGAGCTGCCAAACTTGCGGTTTGGTGAGCAGAAGGTGTGGAAAGATTTGCCCAACTTCGGGCTGGCGGCTAGGGAGAAGTATAACGATG TAGAGGCGTTTGCTGCTGATTCACCCGAAGACCGTGCCAAACAAGATGGACTGGTGGGGTTGCTCGCAAGGTTGACAGGTGTGGTGACCAAGGATATCGACCCGGAGACCACAAAGGGAGATATCGGCGGCGACTTTGCGTTGTTTGGGCTCTGGACCCTGAGGGAGGTTTTTGAGGGTAATGTTACCACATCGAACACGGAGAGAAAGGAATACATTACGGCGGATGGAGAGTTGGTACAAGGAGCAGATGCCCAGGTTGCCAGTCGGGGAGTCAGTCAGGCTAGCCTCTACATCCTGTTGGCGGGGGAGTATCTCTGGAAGTTGAGCCAGGCGAATAAAGATTTCGTGGGGAACAACGGCGCGCCTGGTCCCTACTTCAAAGATCGCGCATGGAAGGGCTTCAGCAAGGAGAGGTGGGCAATCTGGAAGAGAGGGTTCGAGAAGGCCCAGGAGTGGGTTGTGGGTGAGGAAGCCAAGGCAAGAGTCAAGGCCGCCGTCGAGAAGGTGGCTAAGTTTGAATGA
- a CDS encoding hypothetical protein (EggNog:ENOG503PDRJ; COG:S) has translation MFTLKTLLLLTLSAATATAQGTSSIGQVTCGNNNWSRSQIEEALEQGCRLHEDGEQLGNNKYPHRFNNREGLVFAASGPYQEFPIVRNGVYEGGSPGADRIVFNPNLNGACVYVGTMTHTGASGNGFNMCATRSEGRPGAGDDTTASVTVPGTATRTQTSTSTTSTSTSTASPDSAGAVQRLGVQGVAVGLMAWAFVL, from the exons ATGTTCACCCtcaaaaccctcctcctcctcaccctctccgccgccaccgccacagcccaaggcacctcctccatcggCCAAGTAACCTGCGGAAACAACAACTGGTCCCGGTCCCAAATCGAGGAAGCCCTCGAGCAAGGCTGCCGTCTCCACGAGGACGGGGAGCAATTGGGAAACAACAAGTATCCTCACCGGTTCAACAACCGGGAGGGTCTCGTTTTTGCTGCCAGCGGGCCGTATCAGGAGTTTCCTATAGTGAGGAATGGGGTTTATGAAGGGG gCTCCCCCGGAGCGGATAGGATTGTTTTCAATCCTAACCTGAATGGTGCTTGTGTCTATGTCGGCACGATGACGCATACGGGGGCGAGTGGGAATGGGTTTAATATGTGTGCTACGAGGTCGGAGGGAAGGCCGGGGGCTGGGGATGATACCACTGCTTCGGTGACGGTTCCTGGTACTGCTACGAGGACTCAGACCAGCACGTCTACTACGTCGACTTCTACGTCGACTGCCAGCCCGGATTCGGCCGGAGCGGTGCAGAGGTTGGGGGTGCAGGGGGTGGCGGTCGGGTTGATGGCTTGGGCTTTTGTTTTGTAA
- a CDS encoding hypothetical protein (COG:E; EggNog:ENOG503NZXF) → MTSKAPIPFSDPPALMGLPSPYFTPSHLQWAKAIRPFITSNLHSLAVESEQSPTATVPESVFSTFANHHMLIPALPAPLPAAWLKKLGIHTLLGGLKVEDFDSLHGYIYGDEMVRSGLAGPPGSLTTGIAFGLPLILKFGSPILQEKIVPDILLGRKRICIAITEPEAGSDVAGIVTTAKKSPDGQHYIVNGTKKWITNGIWSDYASMAVRTGPPGSGAAGISLLVVPLKNHPGVNMRRLKVAGQISAGTTFIELDDVQVPVENLIGKENHGMKYIMTNFNHERLAVATGTTRQARVALSAAFEYVMKREAFGKPLVEQPVVRHRLAKAGALLESLTAWVEHFAYLMTRLPAEEADVKLGGMTALLKAQAGIVFRECADTAVLLFGGNGFTTTGQGMVAEMLYREVPGTRIPGGSEDVLLDLAVRQLLKIYKVQTKMLEDKKAAKL, encoded by the exons ATGACCTCCAAagcccccatccccttctccgaCCCCCCAGCCCTCATgggcctcccctccccctacttcaccccttcccacctccAATGGGCCAAAGCCATCCgccccttcatcacctccaacctccactccctcgcCGTCGAATCCGAGcaatcccccaccgccaccgtcccCGAATCCGTCTTTTCCACCTttgccaaccaccacatgctcatccccgccctccccgcccccctgCCCGCAGCGTGGCTCAAAAAACTCGGcatccacaccctcctcggcggtcTGAAAGTAGAAGACTTTGACTCCCTTCACGGCTACATCTACGGCGACGAAATGGTCCGCTCCGGCCTCGCCGGCCCCCCAGGCTCCCTCACGACCGGCATCGCCTTTggcctccccctcatcctcaagttcggctcccccatcctccaagaAAAAATTGTCCCCGACATCCTCCTGGGCAGAAAAAGAATCTGCATCGCCATCACAGAACCCGAGGCCGGCTCCGACGTGGCCGGGATCGTGACTACGGCCAAGAAATCACCCGACGGGCAACACTACATTGTAAACGGCACCAAGAAATGGATCACAAACGGCATCTGGTCCGACTACGCCTCCATGGCCGTCCGCACCGGCCCCCCCGGTTCGGGAGCAGCAGGCATTTCCCTCCTTGTCGTCCCGCTCAAAAACCACCCCGGGGTTAACATGCGCCGTCTCAAAGTCGCGGGGCAAATCTCGGCCGGGACTACTTTCATCGAGCTGGACGACGTGCAAGTCCCGGTTGAGAACCTAATTGGAAAGGAAAACCACGGGATGAAGTACATAATGACCAACTTCAACCATGAGAGGTTAGCCGTCGCCACGGGGACCACAAGGCAGGCTCGGGTGGCGCTCAGCGCGGCCTTCGAGTACGtcatgaagagggaggcgttTGGAAAGCCGCTGGTGGAACAGCCCGTGGTGCGGCACCGGCTGGCGAAAGCGGGCGCGTTGCTGGAGAGTTTGACTGCGTGGGTGGAGCATTTTGCTTATTTGATGACAAGACtgccggcggaggaggcggatgtcAAGTTGGGGGGTATGACGGCGTTGCTGAAGGCGCAGGCGGGGATTGTGTTCAGGGAGTGTGCTGATacggcggtgttgttgtttgggggcAATGGGTTCACCACTACGGGGCAGGGGATGGTTGCTGAGA TGCTCTACCGAGAGGTTCCGGGGACGAGAATTCCGGGAGGGTCGGAGGATGTCCTGCTTGACTTGGCGGTTCGGCAGCTGCTCAAGATTTACAAGGTGCAGACCAAGATGTTGGAGGATAAAAAGGCTGCGAAACTGTAG
- the IRE1 gene encoding bifunctional endoribonuclease/protein kinase ire1 (COG:T; EggNog:ENOG503NUNM; BUSCO:EOG09260P2K): MLRRPPGQRKYTWATLAVIFLPLLQLADAQQQQSGHDQRQPDRLRSPLEGDHQHVAQNIASTALTAEPLVETPAIHARRKNTVTREPDVLSPSRDTDTNNIYNAHDVRAQAFAPDSSDLSVRAPPPSKDSPNRGAGLSQHIARRLEEWEVEDFVLLATVDGDLYASDRRTGVERWHFKAGSPMIETRHFRTNRSVLDEDFDPIDHYIWVVEPTRDGELYLWRPNEEGTGLAKMPWTMKKVVEDLSPLSDPDEGIMYTGDKKTTMVTFNAATGAIMEEVGSGGVFVNQVDNESCYKPNALTDEDEACHSGTITLGRTEYTVVIHRVGSGPIASLKYSEWGPNTRDRDLIQQNQFSRDQTYITGAPDGRFFGIAYSSKADQLFMSTLDSPIARVFDVLQRGESKPGEKPRRVVLPHPPLPGQQNTGFDDEKVLLNQTGTGSWYAMSKSRYPLISQAPAAQIGKAEWWKAVDRPNEVQMSKALVGVHQVPVPQPGSLPFKDVASLPLLIDAPPKHEGIESPPNMDVPQSLSPAEPASTDILHAAKEQIDKFGNTTVSELFSPQNMFIVLLFLAVYFKDSIRKWFLNGHTSKTHHPEFEVKVLPSPQIEELPTTPEAAAPQAVPVEPSAPKEELETPIVASGGDATPVPVAVPALVEPVALDTSTPTSNPVTDGATVAAETPKKKKAHRGRRGGKKHQKGNGSKEQGDNPGSRDDDPPQESVEEAVNKAKQLRPAPTLEPDILTVSGNTDEVSGSIIRMGGLEVNEADQLGTGSNGTVVFSGKWDGRAVAVKRMLVQFHEIASQETKLLRESDDNYNVIRYFAQQQRASFLYIALELCEASLADVITKPYNHLALARAGEMHMENVLLQIANGISHLHSLRIVHRDLKPQNILVNMGKNGRPRILVSDFGLCKKLEGTQSSFGATTAHAAGTTGWRAPELLIDDDAPPHAHPMALAEPGSSFHSTSNATGPEGTPSSTRRVTRAIDIFSLGLVYYYMLTRGKHPYDCGDRFMREVNIRKGTKSLKDLSVLGDRTAEAEHLIDWMLNPDPKERPTAKQVMGHPFFWDPKKRLDFLCDVSDHFEKEPRDPPSASLVTLEASSKEVIGLGQNFLKKLPQSFVDSLGKQRKYTGDKMLDLLRALRNKKNHYEDMPENVKKMVGSLPEGYMQFWSSRFPMLLLECWHVVWEIGAWEGNRFRRYYEPEVVVP, encoded by the exons ATGTTGCGACGGCCTCCTGGCCAGCGCAAATACACCTGGGCAACCCTCGCCGTAATCTTCCTGCCTCTGCTCCAGTTGGCCGatgctcagcagcagcagtcggGCCACGATCAGCGTCAGCCAGACCGGTTACGATCTCCCCTCGAGGGCGACCACCAGCATGTTGCTCAAAACATAGCCTCGACCGCCCTGACGGCCGAGCCCCTCGTCGAAACGCCTGCCATCCACGCACGGCGCAAGAACACCGTCACCCGGGAGCCCGACGTGCTGTCACCATCCCGCGATaccgacaccaacaacatctACAATGCTCACGATGTGCGCGCCCAAGCTTTTGCTCCGGACTCCTCCGACCTGTCCGTTcgagcacctcctccatcaaaaGACAGCCCCAACCGTGGGGCTGGACTCTCGCAGCATATTGCGCGGCGTCTGGAGGAGTGGGAAGTGGAAGACTTTGTTCTTCTGGCGACCGTCGATGGGGATCTCTACGCCAGCGACAGGAGAACCGGCGTGGAGCGCTGGCACTTCAAGGCCGGTAGTCCCATGATCGAGACCCGTCATTTTCGTACCAACCGCTCCGTTCTTGACGAAGACTTTGATCCCATTGATCACTACATATGGGTGGTGGAGCCCACCCGCGACGGGGAGCTCTATCTGTGGAGGCCCAACGAAGAAGGGACCGGCCTCGCCAAGATGCCCTGGACCAtgaaaaaggtggtggaagatCTCTCCCCGCTCAGTGACCCGGACGAGGGCATCATGTACACCGGGGACAAGAAAACCACCATGGTCACTTTCAACGCCGCAACAGGCGCCATCATGGAAGAGGTCGGCTCTGGTGGCGTTTTTGTCAACCAGGTGGATAACGAGAGTTGCTACAAACCGAACGCTCTcaccgacgaggacgaggcaTGCCACAGCGGTACCATCACCCTGGGACGCACCGAATACACCGTCGTGATTCACCGTGTGGGAAGCGGGCCCATTGCGTCTCTCAAGTACAGCGAATGGGGCCCTAATACTCGCGACAGGGATCTGATCCAGCAGAACCAGTTCAGCAGGGACCAAACGTACATCACCGGTGCTCCCGACGGGCGTTTCTTCGGAATCGCGTATTCCAGCAAGGCAGATCAGTTGTTCATGTCCACGCTCGACTCGCCCATCGCTCGCGTCTTTGATGTCTTGCAGCGCGGGGAATCAAAACCGGGCGAGAAGCCACGCCGTGTTGTTCTGCCCCATCCTCCACTGCCTGGGCAGCAAAACACCGGTTTCGACGATGAAAAGGTGTTACTCAACCAAACTGGGACCGGCAGTTGGTACGCCATGTCCAAAAGCCGTTATCCCTTGATTTCACAGGCCCCGGCGGCACAGATCGGCAAAGCAGAGTGGTGGAAAGCCGTTGACAGGCCCAACGAAGTCCAAATGTCCAAGGCTCTGGTTGGCGTCCATCAAGTCCCCGTCCCTCAGCCCGGCAGTCTCCCCTTCAAGGATGTCGCCAGCTTGCCTCTGTTGATCGACGCGCCCCCCAAGCATGAGGGCATCGAGTCTCCTCCCAACATGGACGTCCCTCAGTCATTGTCCCCGGCTGAACCGGCGTCCACTGACATTTTGCACGCGGCAAAGGAGCAAATCGACAAGTTTGGCAACACCACCGTGTCCGAGTTGTTCAGCCCTCAAAACATGTTCATcgtcttgttgtttctggCGGTGTACTTTAAAGACTCGATTCGCAAGTGGTTTCTGAATGGCCATACGTCCAAGACGCACCACCCCGAATTCGAAGTCAAGGTGTTACCGAGTCCTCAAATCGAAGAGCTGCCAACGACTCCGGAGGCTGCTGCCCCACAGGCGGTGCCAGTCGAGCCCAGTGCGCCAAAGGAAGAGCTCGAGACACCTATTGTGGCTTCGGGCGGCGACGCCACACCCGTCCCCGTTGCTGTCCCCGCTCTCGTTGAGCCTGTGGCTTTGGATACGTCCACACCCACGTCCAACCCCGTTACTGACGGTGCcactgttgctgctgaaactcctaagaagaagaaggcgcaCAGAGGCCGTCGTGGTGGTAAGAAACACCAAAAAGGAAACGGTAGCAAGGAGCAGGGTGATAATCCAGGATCTCGAGATGACGACCCTCCGCAGGAGTccgtggaggaggctgtcAACAAGGCGAAGCAGCTTCGTCCCGCACCGACGTTGGAGCCTGATATTTTGACCGTCTCCGGCAACACTGACGAGGTTTCCGGTTCCATCATTCGAATGGGCGGGCTCGAGGTCAACGAAGCCGATCAGCTGGGCACAGGAAGCAACGGTACCGTTGTCTTTTCTGGCAAGTGGGATGGCCGTGCCGTTGCTGTGAAGCGTATGTTGGTGCAGTTTCACGAGATTGCCAGCCAGGAAACGAAGCTGTTGCGCGAGAGTGATGACAACTACAACG TAATTCGATACTTTGCCCAGCAACAGCGTGCTTCGTTTTTGTACATTGCCCTCGAGCTGTGCGAGGCGTCATTGGCCGATGTCATTACTAAACCATACAACCACCTCGCCCTGGCGAGAGCTGGCGAGATGCACATGGAGAACGTCCTCTTGCAAATCGCCAATGGCATCAGCCATCTGCATTCGTTGCGCATCGTCCATCGCGACCTCAAGCCTCAAAACATCCTCGTCAACATGGGCAAAAACGGCCGACCGCGCATTCTGGTCTCTGATTTCGGTCTATGCAAGAAGCTGGAAGGCACGCAGTCCTCGTTTggtgccaccaccgcccacgcTGCAGGAACCACAGGCTGGCGCGCTCCCGAGCTTCTgatcgacgacgacgcaCCACCGCACGCGCACCCCATGGCTCTCGCCGAACCGGGCTCCAGCTTCCATTCCACGTCCAACGCCACCGGTCCGGAGGGCACCCCGTCGTCCACACGCCGCGTCACTCGTGCTATTGACATCTTTTCGCTGGGCTTGGTGTACTATTACATGCTGACCCGCGGCAAACACCCCTACGACTGCGGCGACCGCTTCATGCGCGAGGTCAACATCCGCAAGGGCACCAAAAGCCTCAAGGACCTCAGCGTTTTGGGCGATAGAACCGCCGAAGCAGAACATCTAATCGACTGGATGCTCAACCCGGACCCCAAGGAGCGCCCCACAGCCAAGCAAGTCATGGGCCacccttttttttgggaCCCCAAGAAACGCCTCGACTTTTTGTGCGACGTCTCTGACCACTTCGAAAAAGAACCGCGTGATCCACCTTCTGCATCGCTTGTTACCCTGGAGGCGAGCAGCAAGGAGGTTATTGGGCTAGGGCAGAACTTTTTGAAGAAATTGCCGCAGTCGTTTGTGGATAGTTTGGGCAAGCAGAGGAAGTATACGGGGGATAAGATGCTTGATTTGTTGAGGGCGTTGAGGAATAAAAAGAATCATTATGAGGATATGCCCGAGAATGTCaagaagatggtggggagCTTGCCGGAGGGGTACATGCAGTTTTGGTCGAGCAGGTTTCCAATGTTGTTGCTCGAGTGCTGGCATGTGGTTTGGGAGATTggggcttgggaggggaaTCGGTTCAGGAGATATTATGAGCCTGAGGTTGTGGTGCCTTAG
- a CDS encoding hypothetical protein (BUSCO:EOG09261MOX; COG:O; EggNog:ENOG503NVAX) gives MADGAASTGDNRAPSGPRGDGNRGRGRGRGGRGRGRGDHSHGRGRGSGGGRGGGAGHHRSGNTATTDPASQEPKKAPNFKKTEALDGQADDNAETCFICANPITHFSVAPCNHTTCHICSLRLRALYKSKDCPHCRTSSPYVIFTDDGTKRFEDYTAKDITSTDDNIGIKYAGEEIVGDTILLLRFNCPDSECDFAGLGWQDLHQHVRNVHHMKMCDLCTRNKKVFTHEHELFADKQLTEHMRHGDDKPGAADQTGFRGHPLCGFCGARFYDSDKLYEHCRNKHERCFLCDRRDSRQPHYFLDYDALEQHFKKDHFLCNDRECLEKKFVVFESEMDLKAHQLSEHGGSVGSGRDARRVDMSNFDLRQRYEQERGASRGGRNQERRRAPDPANTPIPASSAQPLRRDEIAFQRQMAIQSGAANRAPPPGPAPGPSRPPPPAIAAARAAAAATTAPIDAMENLSITDWSSLTQEQRASLARHNAVVERASNLLGNNENKIATFRQYISNYNRGSMNPTQLIDAFASLFADTSSDTALGTLVREVAELFEDKKKGEALRAAWQNRRARTQDREEEYPSLPGLGGMHGATTSTTGWATAAAPTRVTLHNNGAAANSNRVLKLKNSTRRGSVGNASVMSFASASSGGGGRGVAASSAAAFPALPSASRPAPAQPSWTAGGSSAPPAPKTTTASHVGTGAVKRGPPPQTNSSDAFPALPAAPKPKTTIFGYGRGVVRRDFGVSRDTGFSWGGGAASGSGNAGGAGEVQQQQDGGQGGQGGKGKKGKKQVLAHWG, from the exons ATGGCTGACGGAGCTGCTTCTACTGGCGATAACCGGGCACCCAGCGGACCTAGAGGCGACGGCaacagaggcagaggcagaggtcGTGGTGGTAGGGGCCGTGGGAGGGGAGACCACTCTCACGGTAGAGGGCGTGGtagtggaggaggacgaggaggaggcgccgGACACCACCGTTCTGGAAACACGGCCACCACAGATCCAGCTTCGCAGGAACCAAAGAAGGCCCCCAACTTCAAAAAGACCGAAGCTCTAGACGGCCAGGCCGACGACAATGCCGAAACTTGCTTCATTTGcgccaaccccatcacccatTTCTCTGTTGCTCCCtgcaaccacaccacatGTCACATCTGTTCTTTGCGGTTGAGAGCGCTCTACAAGAGCAAGGATTGTCCCCATTGCAGG ACATCATCGCCATATGTTATCTTCACCGACGACGGAACCAAGCGCTTCGAGGACTACACGGCCAAggacatcaccagcacagATGACAACATTGGTATCAAATACGCcggggaggagattgtgggAGATACCATTCTTTTGCTGAGGTTCAATTGCCCGGATTCCGAGTGCGACTTTGCTGGTCTGGGCTGGCAGGACCTGCATCAACACGTCCGCAATGTGCACCACATGAAGATGTGCGACTTGTGCACACGGAACAAGAAGGTCTTTACACATGAGCATGAACTGTTTGCAGACAAGCAGCTCACCGAGCATATGCGCCATGGCGACGACAAGCCCGGCGCGGCCGACCAGACCGGCTTCAGGGGACATCCGCTGTGCGGCTTCTGCGGAGCTAGGTTCTACGATAGCGACAAGTTGTATGAGCATTGCCGCAACAAGCACGAGCGGTGTTTCTTGTGTGATAGGAGAGATTCAAGGCAGCCGCATTATTTCCTCGACTACGACGCACTTGAGCAGCATTTCAAGAAGGATCACTTTCTTTGCAACGATCGGGAATGTCTGGAGAAGAAATTTGTTGTGTTCGAGTCTGAAATGGATCTCAAGGCCCATCAGCTTTCTGAGCATGGTGGGTCTGTAGGAAGCGGTAGAGATGCGAGGAGGGTAGACATGTCCAACTTTGACTTGCGCCAGAGATATGAGCAGGAGAGAGGGGCTTCCAGGGGCGGAAGAAATCAAGAGCGTCGGCGTGCGCCCGACCCTGCCAACACGCCGATACCTGCCAGCTCCGCCCAGCCTCTGCGAAGAGATGAGATTGCCTTTCAGCGTCAGATGGCGATACAATCCGGCGCTGCTAACCGGGCACCGCCACCTGGCCCTGCTCCCGGCCCGtctcgaccaccacctccagccaTCGCAGCCGCTCGTGcggctgccgctgccaccaccgcacCCATCGACGCCATGGAAAACCTCTCCATAACCGACTGGTCATCTCTCACCCAGGAACAACGTGCCAGCTTGGCCCGCCACAACGCTGTTGTCGAGCGCGCGTCTAATCTCCTTGGCAACAACGAGAACAAGATTGCCACTTTTAGACAATACATCTCCAACTACAACCGCGGAAGCATGAACCCAACCCAGCTCATCGACGCCTTTGCTTCGTTGTTTGCCGACACCTCCTCCGACACGGCGTTGGGGACCCTGGTGAGGGAAGTAGCAGAGTTGTttgaagacaagaagaagggagaggcTCTCCGTGCGGCGTGGCAGAACAGGAGGGCGAGAACGCAGgatagggaggaggagtatcCTTCCCTTCCGGGATTGGGGGGCATGCACGGCGCTACTACCTCGACGACGGGGTGGGCGACGGCTGCGGCGCCGACGAGAGTCACGCTTCATAACAATGGCGCTGCTGCTAACTCGAACCGGGTGTTGAAACTGAAGAATAGCACTAGGAGAGGGAGTGTGGGTAACGCGTCGGTGATGTCTTTTGCTTCGGCGTCGAGCGGTGGGGGGGGTAGGGGTGTTGCTGCTTCCTCGGCAGCTGCGTTTCCTGCTCTTCCTTCTGCGTCGAGACCTGCGCCGGCACAGCCAAGTTGGACTGCTGGGGGGAGCAGCGCACCTCCGGCACCAAAGACCACGACTGCTAGTCACGTTGGGACGGGagcggtgaagagggggccgccgccgcagacGAACAGTAGTGATGCTTTTCCTGCTTTACCTGCTGCTCCGAAGCCAAAGACGACTATTTTTGGgtatgggaggggggtggtgaggagggatttTGGGGTGAGTAGGGATACGGGGTTtagctggg gtggtggtgcggcAAGTGGAAGTGGAAACGCGGGAGGGGCAGGTGAGgtgcaacagcagcaggatggTGGGCAGGGAGGGCAGGGGGgtaaggggaagaaggggaagaagcaGGTTTTGGCTCATTGGGGCTGA
- a CDS encoding hypothetical protein (COG:K; EggNog:ENOG503P17X), producing the protein MSAPLTDEETTEYSRIIDGILAAADLQTVTRKKIRQGLEAAIEKDLSDQKEAIKKLIEARFDAVSANNADATPPETNGYSPEDGGEDGEIQVSLQPAKKKVKRESSSEDADRRLAAELQAQENALSRARVTRGAGTTKPKAKPKAKAAKKKSAKRVRSDDDSEVEDGEEKPKRKAGGGFQKPFNLSEALADVCGEPQLSRPQVVKKLWDHIKANELQDPNDKRNINCDEKLRAVFRQDKINMFSMNKLLGSQLYPIEEA; encoded by the exons ATGTCAGCACCAT TGACGGATGAGGAGACCACAGAGTACAGCCGAATCATTGACGGCAtccttgccgccgccgacctcCAGACAGTTACCAGGAAAAAGATTCGCCAAGGACTAGAGGCTGCGATTGAGAAGGATCTGAGCGATCAAAAA GAAGCAATCAAGAAGCTCATAGAAGCGCGTTTCGACGCCGTATCCGCCAACAATGCCGATGCAACGCCTCCCGAAACGAATGGTTATTCTCCAGAGGatggaggcgaggatggagagatCCAAGTCTCGCTGCAGCCAGCCAAGAAAAAGGTGAAGCGCGAGAGCTCCAGTGAGGATGCCGACCGTCGCCTCGCCGCCGAACTTCAGGCTCAAGAGAACGCACTTTCAAGAGCCCGTGTCACGCGCGGAGCTGGCACCACGAAACCAAAAGCAAAGCCtaaggccaaggctgccaagaaaAAGAGCGCCAAACGCGTGAGGTCCGATGATGACAGCGAGGTcgaggacggcgaggaaAAGCCAAAGAGAAAAGCCGGAGGAGGCTTTCAAAAGCCGTTTAATCTCAGCGAGGCTCTTGCGGATGTGTGTGGCGAGCCACAG TTGTCTCGCCCACAGGTGGTCAAGAAGCTCTGGGACCATATCAAAGCCAACGAGCTCCAGGACCCCAACGACAAACGCAACATTAACTGTGACGAAAAGCTGAGGGCTGTCTTCAGGCAGGACAAGATCAACATGTTCTCCATGAACAAGCTCTTGGGCAGCCAGCTCTACCCCATCGAGGAGGCCTAG